One stretch of Oncorhynchus clarkii lewisi isolate Uvic-CL-2024 chromosome 3, UVic_Ocla_1.0, whole genome shotgun sequence DNA includes these proteins:
- the LOC139406099 gene encoding ADP-ribosylation factor-like protein 6 isoform X4 produces the protein MGLLDKLSGWLGLKKKEVNVLCLGLDNSGKTTIINQLKPTNQSLFGPLSDDWKHVSQTQTQDIVPTIGFNIEKFKSSSLSFTVFDMSGQSRYRNLWEHYYKESHAIIFVIDSGDKLRMVVAKEELDTLLNHQDIRSRRLPVLFFANKSDLRDAMSLVKVSQLLCLENIKDKPWHICASNAVKGEGLLEGVDWLQDHIKTMKT, from the exons ATGGGCCTGTTAGATAAACTGTCGGGATGGCTGGGGCTGAAGAAGAAAGAAGTGAACGTGTTGTGTTTGGGACTGGACAACAGCGGGAAAACGACCATCATCAATCAACTCAAACCCACTAAT CAAAGCTTATTTGGCCCACTCTCAGACGACTGGAAACATGTTAGTCAG ACCCAGACACAAGACATTGTCCCAACTATTGGCTTCAACATAGAAAAATTCAAGAGTTCAAG TTTGTCCTTCACAGTGTTTGACATGTCTGGTCAGAGCAGATATAGAAACCTATGGGAACATTACTACAA AGAGAGTCACGCCATCATATTTGTCATCGATAGTGGAGATAAATTACGGATGGTCGTTGCCAAAGAGGAGCTGGATACTCTTCTCAATCACCAAG ACATCCGCAGCAGGAGGTTGCCAGTGCTGTTCTTTGCTAATAAGAGTGACCTGAGAGATGCCATGTCTTTAGTCAAAGTCTCTCAGCTGCTCTGTCTGGAAAACATCAAGGACAAACCCTGGCATATATG TGCCAGTAATGCTGTAAAAGGAGAGGGTCTACTGGAGGGGGTGGACTGGCTAcaag ATCATATCAAAACAATGAAGACTTGA
- the LOC139406099 gene encoding ADP-ribosylation factor-like protein 6 isoform X5 produces the protein MGLLDKLSGWLGLKKKEVNVLCLGLDNSGKTTIINQLKPTNTQTQDIVPTIGFNIEKFKSSSLSFTVFDMSGQSRYRNLWEHYYKESHAIIFVIDSGDKLRMVVAKEELDTLLNHQDIRSRRLPVLFFANKSDLRDAMSLVKVSQLLCLENIKDKPWHICASNAVKGEGLLEGVDWLQEQIAQSYQNNEDLMK, from the exons ATGGGCCTGTTAGATAAACTGTCGGGATGGCTGGGGCTGAAGAAGAAAGAAGTGAACGTGTTGTGTTTGGGACTGGACAACAGCGGGAAAACGACCATCATCAATCAACTCAAACCCACTAAT ACCCAGACACAAGACATTGTCCCAACTATTGGCTTCAACATAGAAAAATTCAAGAGTTCAAG TTTGTCCTTCACAGTGTTTGACATGTCTGGTCAGAGCAGATATAGAAACCTATGGGAACATTACTACAA AGAGAGTCACGCCATCATATTTGTCATCGATAGTGGAGATAAATTACGGATGGTCGTTGCCAAAGAGGAGCTGGATACTCTTCTCAATCACCAAG ACATCCGCAGCAGGAGGTTGCCAGTGCTGTTCTTTGCTAATAAGAGTGACCTGAGAGATGCCATGTCTTTAGTCAAAGTCTCTCAGCTGCTCTGTCTGGAAAACATCAAGGACAAACCCTGGCATATATG TGCCAGTAATGCTGTAAAAGGAGAGGGTCTACTGGAGGGGGTGGACTGGCTAcaag AGCAAATTGCACA ATCATATCAAAACAATGAAGACTTGATGAAATAA
- the LOC139406099 gene encoding ADP-ribosylation factor-like protein 6 isoform X6, with protein MGLLDKLSGWLGLKKKEVNVLCLGLDNSGKTTIINQLKPTNTQTQDIVPTIGFNIEKFKSSSLSFTVFDMSGQSRYRNLWEHYYKESHAIIFVIDSGDKLRMVVAKEELDTLLNHQDIRSRRLPVLFFANKSDLRDAMSLVKVSQLLCLENIKDKPWHICASNAVKGEGLLEGVDWLQDHIKTMKT; from the exons ATGGGCCTGTTAGATAAACTGTCGGGATGGCTGGGGCTGAAGAAGAAAGAAGTGAACGTGTTGTGTTTGGGACTGGACAACAGCGGGAAAACGACCATCATCAATCAACTCAAACCCACTAAT ACCCAGACACAAGACATTGTCCCAACTATTGGCTTCAACATAGAAAAATTCAAGAGTTCAAG TTTGTCCTTCACAGTGTTTGACATGTCTGGTCAGAGCAGATATAGAAACCTATGGGAACATTACTACAA AGAGAGTCACGCCATCATATTTGTCATCGATAGTGGAGATAAATTACGGATGGTCGTTGCCAAAGAGGAGCTGGATACTCTTCTCAATCACCAAG ACATCCGCAGCAGGAGGTTGCCAGTGCTGTTCTTTGCTAATAAGAGTGACCTGAGAGATGCCATGTCTTTAGTCAAAGTCTCTCAGCTGCTCTGTCTGGAAAACATCAAGGACAAACCCTGGCATATATG TGCCAGTAATGCTGTAAAAGGAGAGGGTCTACTGGAGGGGGTGGACTGGCTAcaag ATCATATCAAAACAATGAAGACTTGA
- the LOC139406099 gene encoding ADP-ribosylation factor-like protein 6 isoform X2, whose amino-acid sequence MGLLDKLSGWLGLKKKEVNVLCLGLDNSGKTTIINQLKPTNQSLFGPLSDDWKHVSQTQTQDIVPTIGFNIEKFKSSSLSFTVFDMSGQSRYRNLWEHYYKESHAIIFVIDSGDKLRMVVAKEELDTLLNHQDIRSRRLPVLFFANKSDLRDAMSLVKVSQLLCLENIKDKPWHICASNAVKGEGLLEGVDWLQEQIAQSYQNNEDLMK is encoded by the exons ATGGGCCTGTTAGATAAACTGTCGGGATGGCTGGGGCTGAAGAAGAAAGAAGTGAACGTGTTGTGTTTGGGACTGGACAACAGCGGGAAAACGACCATCATCAATCAACTCAAACCCACTAAT CAAAGCTTATTTGGCCCACTCTCAGACGACTGGAAACATGTTAGTCAG ACCCAGACACAAGACATTGTCCCAACTATTGGCTTCAACATAGAAAAATTCAAGAGTTCAAG TTTGTCCTTCACAGTGTTTGACATGTCTGGTCAGAGCAGATATAGAAACCTATGGGAACATTACTACAA AGAGAGTCACGCCATCATATTTGTCATCGATAGTGGAGATAAATTACGGATGGTCGTTGCCAAAGAGGAGCTGGATACTCTTCTCAATCACCAAG ACATCCGCAGCAGGAGGTTGCCAGTGCTGTTCTTTGCTAATAAGAGTGACCTGAGAGATGCCATGTCTTTAGTCAAAGTCTCTCAGCTGCTCTGTCTGGAAAACATCAAGGACAAACCCTGGCATATATG TGCCAGTAATGCTGTAAAAGGAGAGGGTCTACTGGAGGGGGTGGACTGGCTAcaag AGCAAATTGCACA ATCATATCAAAACAATGAAGACTTGATGAAATAA
- the LOC139406099 gene encoding ADP-ribosylation factor-like protein 6 isoform X3 yields MGLLDKLSGWLGLKKKEVNVLCLGLDNSGKTTIINQLKPTNQSLFGPLSDDWKHVSQVKTQTQDIVPTIGFNIEKFKSSSLSFTVFDMSGQSRYRNLWEHYYKESHAIIFVIDSGDKLRMVVAKEELDTLLNHQDIRSRRLPVLFFANKSDLRDAMSLVKVSQLLCLENIKDKPWHICASNAVKGEGLLEGVDWLQDHIKTMKT; encoded by the exons ATGGGCCTGTTAGATAAACTGTCGGGATGGCTGGGGCTGAAGAAGAAAGAAGTGAACGTGTTGTGTTTGGGACTGGACAACAGCGGGAAAACGACCATCATCAATCAACTCAAACCCACTAAT CAAAGCTTATTTGGCCCACTCTCAGACGACTGGAAACATGTTAGTCAGGTAAAG ACCCAGACACAAGACATTGTCCCAACTATTGGCTTCAACATAGAAAAATTCAAGAGTTCAAG TTTGTCCTTCACAGTGTTTGACATGTCTGGTCAGAGCAGATATAGAAACCTATGGGAACATTACTACAA AGAGAGTCACGCCATCATATTTGTCATCGATAGTGGAGATAAATTACGGATGGTCGTTGCCAAAGAGGAGCTGGATACTCTTCTCAATCACCAAG ACATCCGCAGCAGGAGGTTGCCAGTGCTGTTCTTTGCTAATAAGAGTGACCTGAGAGATGCCATGTCTTTAGTCAAAGTCTCTCAGCTGCTCTGTCTGGAAAACATCAAGGACAAACCCTGGCATATATG TGCCAGTAATGCTGTAAAAGGAGAGGGTCTACTGGAGGGGGTGGACTGGCTAcaag ATCATATCAAAACAATGAAGACTTGA
- the LOC139406099 gene encoding ADP-ribosylation factor-like protein 6 isoform X1, translating to MGLLDKLSGWLGLKKKEVNVLCLGLDNSGKTTIINQLKPTNQSLFGPLSDDWKHVSQVKTQTQDIVPTIGFNIEKFKSSSLSFTVFDMSGQSRYRNLWEHYYKESHAIIFVIDSGDKLRMVVAKEELDTLLNHQDIRSRRLPVLFFANKSDLRDAMSLVKVSQLLCLENIKDKPWHICASNAVKGEGLLEGVDWLQEQIAQSYQNNEDLMK from the exons ATGGGCCTGTTAGATAAACTGTCGGGATGGCTGGGGCTGAAGAAGAAAGAAGTGAACGTGTTGTGTTTGGGACTGGACAACAGCGGGAAAACGACCATCATCAATCAACTCAAACCCACTAAT CAAAGCTTATTTGGCCCACTCTCAGACGACTGGAAACATGTTAGTCAGGTAAAG ACCCAGACACAAGACATTGTCCCAACTATTGGCTTCAACATAGAAAAATTCAAGAGTTCAAG TTTGTCCTTCACAGTGTTTGACATGTCTGGTCAGAGCAGATATAGAAACCTATGGGAACATTACTACAA AGAGAGTCACGCCATCATATTTGTCATCGATAGTGGAGATAAATTACGGATGGTCGTTGCCAAAGAGGAGCTGGATACTCTTCTCAATCACCAAG ACATCCGCAGCAGGAGGTTGCCAGTGCTGTTCTTTGCTAATAAGAGTGACCTGAGAGATGCCATGTCTTTAGTCAAAGTCTCTCAGCTGCTCTGTCTGGAAAACATCAAGGACAAACCCTGGCATATATG TGCCAGTAATGCTGTAAAAGGAGAGGGTCTACTGGAGGGGGTGGACTGGCTAcaag AGCAAATTGCACA ATCATATCAAAACAATGAAGACTTGATGAAATAA